One genomic segment of Rhizorhabdus phycosphaerae includes these proteins:
- the pgmG gene encoding phosphoglucomutase/phosphomannomutase PgmG, producing MTHRFDPTSLREYDIRGIVGKTLGPADAYAIGRGFATHVRRAGGTRVAVGWDGRVSSEALRDELVRGLTESGVDVVRTGLGPTPMLYYAEATLEVDGGVQITGSHNPADYNGFKMVLAHKPFFGEAIQSIGRMAEEGDWEEGSGTVGDAEIEDLYVDRLVQDFSGSAFRIGWDNGNGAGGRILEKLVKRLPGEHHVLYAEIDGRFPHHHPDPTEEKNLADLKALVAEKKLDFGIAFDGDADRIGAIDGEGRVVWGDQILSILAEPVLKAVPGGTIIADVKASQALFDRVAELGGTPCMWKTGHSLIKVKMAETDSPLAGEMSGHIFFRHRWYGFDDALYSAVRLIEAVSELGGSLTALKSRMPTLVNTPEMRFQVDESRKFAVVEEVLDRLEAAGANVNRTDGARVNTPDGWWLLRASNTQDVLVARAEAKDQPALDRLLAEIDAQLAASGLERGPQAEH from the coding sequence TTGACCCACCGCTTCGACCCGACCAGCCTGCGCGAATATGATATTCGCGGGATCGTGGGTAAGACCCTGGGGCCAGCCGACGCCTATGCGATCGGCCGCGGCTTCGCGACGCATGTCCGGCGCGCCGGGGGGACCCGCGTGGCGGTGGGCTGGGACGGTCGCGTGTCCTCCGAGGCGCTCCGCGACGAACTGGTGCGCGGCCTGACCGAAAGCGGCGTCGACGTCGTCCGGACCGGCCTCGGGCCCACGCCGATGCTCTATTACGCCGAGGCGACGCTCGAAGTCGACGGCGGCGTCCAGATCACGGGCAGCCACAACCCCGCCGATTATAACGGCTTCAAGATGGTGCTCGCCCACAAGCCCTTCTTCGGCGAGGCGATCCAGTCGATCGGCCGCATGGCCGAGGAAGGCGACTGGGAGGAGGGCAGCGGCACCGTCGGCGATGCGGAGATCGAGGATCTCTATGTCGACCGCCTGGTCCAGGATTTCTCGGGTTCGGCCTTCCGGATCGGCTGGGACAACGGCAATGGCGCGGGCGGACGCATATTGGAGAAGCTGGTCAAGCGGCTGCCGGGCGAACATCATGTTCTCTATGCCGAGATCGACGGCCGCTTCCCGCACCATCACCCCGATCCGACCGAGGAGAAGAACCTCGCCGATCTGAAGGCGCTGGTGGCGGAAAAGAAGCTCGACTTCGGCATCGCCTTCGATGGCGACGCCGATCGCATCGGCGCGATCGACGGCGAGGGCCGCGTCGTGTGGGGCGACCAGATCCTGTCGATCCTCGCCGAGCCGGTGCTGAAGGCCGTACCCGGCGGGACGATCATCGCCGACGTCAAGGCCAGCCAGGCGCTGTTCGATCGCGTTGCCGAACTGGGCGGCACGCCCTGCATGTGGAAGACCGGCCACAGCCTGATCAAGGTCAAGATGGCCGAGACCGACAGCCCGCTGGCCGGCGAGATGTCGGGGCATATCTTCTTCCGCCATCGCTGGTACGGCTTCGACGACGCGCTCTATTCCGCGGTGCGGCTGATCGAGGCGGTCAGCGAACTCGGAGGCTCGCTCACCGCGCTCAAGAGCCGCATGCCGACCCTCGTCAACACGCCCGAGATGCGCTTCCAGGTCGACGAGAGCCGCAAATTCGCGGTGGTCGAGGAAGTGCTCGACCGTCTGGAGGCCGCCGGCGCCAACGTGAACCGTACCGATGGTGCGCGCGTAAATACGCCCGACGGCTGGTGGCTGCTGCGCGCGTCGAACACGCAGGACGTCCTCGTCGCCCGCGCCGAGGCGAAGGACCAGCCGGCGCTCGACCGCCTCCTCGCCGAGATCGATGCCCAGCTCGCCGCTTCCGGCCTGGAGCGCGGCCCGCAAGCGGAGCATTGA